GGCTTTAGTTCATTGGTACCCGCATCCCTCGATAAAACTAAAACTTTTGATCTCTTACCGTTCcctttcttcattgaacTAGACTTGTCAGATTTTCCCAAAGCGTGTGTTTTAGTTAGTTTCTTTGATCTACACTGTTAAATGCTATTCTTTTGCTGAGACAATCAAGGAAGACCACGCTAAATGAAATATTGTGGATCCGAAAGATGAGGAAGTTTAACATAAACGCGTACAATGGCGAATACTGGGGTTAATTACTAATATTTACATGTTGACAGATTCTATATAAATCTTACAAATCGTATTATTGTTTGCGAGCGTCCCATCGCTTCTTGATGAGTTCGTGTAAATGGTGACCTTGTGGCCGTCCCATCTTTCCCTCGTAAACGTAGTAGCTGAGACAGCCTACCATAACTGCCAAGAACGGATCAGAAAATCTACAGGAAGGACCAGCTCGAGAAAGGAAACATCAATATGCGTGATGTTATCCCTTTGAAGCGACAAATGGACAAATGAAATGTTAGTACTGGACCCTaatgcaaaagaaagagtatATAACGTGTCAGAATAAGCATACTTTCCCAACAGAAACGGAGCGTGCTGAACCATAATACTGATGTTTCTCTGGATGTTTCTCTGGCTTTTTTGCATACATTtcaagttgaaaatagtCATTCTCCCTTTTCCCTGTCTATGTGTGGctaacagaaaaaaaattgagcCGCGCTAACTTCAAATAATTTAACACGTGGATAAATATagtcattatttttatacTTCACgcatacatacatatatagaTGTAAATACATACTATTATGAACATTTATGAAGAGAAAGTTACATAATGCAGCAATCACGTATTCCTAGGCCATACATTACCTTTTCAACGTCTTTTCGTACACGAATCCAAtcgcttcttctttgaacgAATTCGTAAATTTCCTCTTGCGTAAAAATACCATTGAATTTCCCAAGATCAGAAATCAGTTTCCCCAGCTCCTTCGAGTCCTTGCCCGAAATAATATATAATTGACCAATAGGTTTCAGCCCAACAAAATAGGGAACGacgtttttttgtttcagtTTATTGGCAATGAAATCGTAAAAGTAGTTTAAATCACATATTAACCAAATTGCACCCTCTGTAGATATAAGgctctttttcaaatgtttTACAATCTCATTGAAAAACCGTTCGCCAATTTCTTGCTGATATACGTCAATAGTACCCTTATCGGTTGCACCAgtcaaaagaaaacaatgattGGAAAGTAATTCGATCACCCTGACAGCACATTTAGTTGGTTTTATATCCCGTATTGGAGAATTTGTGGAAGGCGTTGGTGGATTATAGTCGTCAGGTAATTGGAgagttttgaaaacaaatgaaatttcatccaTTAGTTTGTTTATACCAATATTTAAACCCTCGGCCACGAAGTCATCAATCGAAgtctcaaaattttttttcaattggatAACGTCATTCAGaaaatctttgtttttatcgatgatttttttgggaaTTAACTCGTTCTTATAGAAAATCGAAATCATTTGTAGTATGATGTCACCTATATTGATTAATTCAGTGAATTGTACCAGGGGTTCTACCTGATTATTGGCTGGCGAAAGTGAGTCAAgttttatttctatttGTTCTATTTCATTAGGGTTATATTTCTGTAGTAGCATGATTGCCTTCTCAAATGCAGGTTTAACATGATTCGTATTCAACTGAGtaatcaaaattttaaaaatcTCTTGACACCGTAACTTTATTAACGGTAGTAAATTTTCCATCGTATGAAATTTATAGATTTCATCCGTCTTCTCACTTGTCTCGtgtaaaattttgtaaCATAAATCAAGGCTTATCAACGATTTGATGTTTTGTAAGTTATTGGAGATCAAATTCAAGTTATACGCTAATTGTAATTGttgtttcaatttttggttttcattagtagaaaatttgaagattttggtGAAGGAACTTAGAAAGTCTAATTTATCATCTGAAATGTTATTAGTTGAACGAACTGGTTGAGGTACAGccttttgttttgaatCCGATTCCGGTACAGCCATGGAGGCTTCGGTAGCTATTGAATGGTTATGTGATGAATCGTTGCTGCTTAGGGCTGTACCGTCCGTTTGATCTCTCAAAGAATTATAAATCTTTGCATTTTGCTCTCTCTCTTtatcttgaaattgaatgTCATAGTTAGCTAGCTGTGAGCTGATCAGCGATTCAAAAACTCTAGTTGTTTGATTCATATAGTTGACAGCGAACGGCTCGAGATACAGGTTCAAAAGTTCATGAACGACCTTGTGGAAAGTTTGACCTGCGTTGACTGAGTCATTCAATTCGGTACAGAATCTTTTTATGAATGTAAAATAAAGTTCTGGGAAGCATTCATAATTTGCTTTACAATCCTTACCATTTGATTTTAGAAATTCTCCataatttgataaaatatgGTTCAAAATGTCTAATAAAACATCCTGGATAAAAGACTCGATAAATTGTATTATGACGGGAAATTCACCTTGGAATAGAATGTCTGCCAACTTGATCTTCTCGTTGAGGAAATCCCTTAATGGATTGAGAAATGCATCCAAATTCTTAGAATTGAACACCGCAGTACACCTATtactttcctcttcttgtgtttgttctttccaaaacagTTCATCATTAGGAGGCAAAGTCATTAAACTGGGGGGTAAATCTGcctttgatttgaaaaattcgataGCATTATTCTCCTCGTTTGATATCAGCAAAACCTTTATAAAACGAGCCACTGCAGCTAAGTTGTTGGA
Above is a window of Saccharomyces kudriavzevii IFO 1802 strain IFO1802 genome assembly, chromosome: 10 DNA encoding:
- the NCE101 gene encoding Nce101p (similar to Saccharomyces cerevisiae NCE101 (YJL205C); ancestral locus Anc_1.129) is translated as MVQHAPFLLGKFSDPFLAVMVGCLSYYVYEGKMGRPQGHHLHELIKKRWDARKQ
- the RCY1 gene encoding Rcy1p (similar to Saccharomyces cerevisiae RCY1 (YJL204C); ancestral locus Anc_1.131), coding for MDNLLKVPEIVTNVSSFLSPADYLGFLQVNKQVYNSVIDGENDLRYWSLKLTRMGLQRVNSKETEDVKLLDEKDDEDPICIFEVYKSFTTQDAKKIFAKFYRCYNSYTKKLYNNNLANFFPTSYSKDPLKQIKILNYIKRYNLSNRNDIETFVKIDTNFNILREIFINSVLKEIELNYQSNNLAAVARFIKVLLISNEENNAIEFFKSKADLPPSLMTLPPNDELFWKEQTQEEESNRCTAVFNSKNLDAFLNPLRDFLNEKIKLADILFQGEFPVIIQFIESFIQDVLLDILNHILSNYGEFLKSNGKDCKANYECFPELYFTFIKRFCTELNDSVNAGQTFHKVVHELLNLYLEPFAVNYMNQTTRVFESLISSQLANYDIQFQDKEREQNAKIYNSLRDQTDGTALSSNDSSHNHSIATEASMAVPESDSKQKAVPQPVRSTNNISDDKLDFLSSFTKIFKFSTNENQKLKQQLQLAYNLNLISNNLQNIKSLISLDLCYKILHETSEKTDEIYKFHTMENLLPLIKLRCQEIFKILITQLNTNHVKPAFEKAIMLLQKYNPNEIEQIEIKLDSLSPANNQVEPLVQFTELINIGDIILQMISIFYKNELIPKKIIDKNKDFLNDVIQLKKNFETSIDDFVAEGLNIGINKLMDEISFVFKTLQLPDDYNPPTPSTNSPIRDIKPTKCAVRVIELLSNHCFLLTGATDKGTIDVYQQEIGERFFNEIVKHLKKSLISTEGAIWLICDLNYFYDFIANKLKQKNVVPYFVGLKPIGQLYIISGKDSKELGKLISDLGKFNGIFTQEEIYEFVQRRSDWIRVRKDVEKVMYGLGIRDCCIM